Proteins found in one Saccharopolyspora phatthalungensis genomic segment:
- a CDS encoding FAD-dependent monooxygenase: MKIVCIGAGPAGLYLAISAKLRDAGHDVTVIERDPPGATYGWGVGYGENLLDTLYRNDKESAERIRAESTLWQEQVIAMRGDEKAYLGGYGFSINRAPMLEILAERATGMGVKLDYERAVEDLSELSDADLVVVADGANSRIRQRYSDEFGTSVDHGRNPYIWLGTDKVFDMFTYDFEETPEGWIWFHAYPSSTEVSTFVVECQEPTWRGLGLDRLDAGQSMRLLERIFARPLEGGSLISQSRGKPASWQRFTQVFNQTWRHGNAILIGDAAHTTHFTIGSGTRLAMLDAIVLADKLFDHDNLATALKEFDEEGHTNLRRLQATARSSMAWYEHIDRYIDRNVVDFCYAMACRHGGQPPWRYLRHVANQNFLVRKGRRLAAAGGRRFQAHRRGEAWR, encoded by the coding sequence GTGAAGATCGTGTGCATCGGAGCCGGTCCGGCCGGGCTGTACCTCGCCATCTCGGCGAAACTGCGAGACGCCGGACACGACGTGACAGTCATCGAACGGGATCCGCCGGGCGCCACCTACGGTTGGGGCGTCGGCTACGGGGAAAATCTGCTCGACACGCTGTACCGCAACGACAAGGAGAGTGCGGAGCGGATCCGCGCCGAGTCGACGCTGTGGCAGGAGCAGGTCATCGCGATGCGCGGCGACGAGAAGGCGTATCTCGGGGGATACGGCTTCAGCATCAACCGCGCGCCGATGCTGGAGATTCTCGCTGAGCGGGCCACGGGCATGGGTGTGAAGCTCGACTACGAGCGTGCCGTGGAGGATCTGTCGGAACTCTCCGACGCCGATCTGGTCGTGGTCGCCGACGGCGCCAACAGCCGGATTCGGCAGCGCTACAGCGACGAGTTCGGCACCAGCGTGGATCACGGCCGTAACCCCTACATCTGGTTGGGCACCGACAAGGTGTTCGACATGTTCACCTACGATTTCGAAGAGACCCCGGAGGGCTGGATCTGGTTCCACGCCTATCCGTCCAGCACCGAAGTCAGCACCTTCGTCGTCGAATGCCAGGAGCCGACCTGGCGGGGCCTGGGCCTGGACCGGCTGGACGCCGGCCAGAGCATGCGGCTGCTGGAGCGGATCTTCGCCCGCCCGCTGGAGGGCGGTTCGCTGATCAGCCAGTCCCGCGGCAAACCCGCGTCGTGGCAGCGCTTCACCCAGGTCTTCAACCAGACTTGGCGGCACGGCAACGCGATCCTGATCGGCGACGCCGCGCACACCACGCACTTCACCATCGGTTCCGGGACCCGGCTGGCGATGCTGGATGCGATCGTGCTCGCGGACAAGCTGTTCGATCACGACAACCTGGCCACGGCGTTGAAGGAGTTCGACGAGGAGGGCCACACCAACCTGCGCCGGCTGCAAGCCACCGCGCGCAGCAGCATGGCGTGGTACGAACACATCGACCGGTACATCGACCGCAACGTCGTGGACTTCTGTTACGCGATGGCCTGCCGCCACGGAGGGCAGCCTCCGTGGCGGTATCTGCGGCACGTCGCGAATCAGAATTTCCTGGTGCGCAAAGGAAGACGGCTGGCGGCCGCTGGCGGCCGCCGGTTCCAGGCGCACCGGCGCGGCGAAGCCTGGCGCTAG